A single genomic interval of Pan paniscus chromosome 18, NHGRI_mPanPan1-v2.0_pri, whole genome shotgun sequence harbors:
- the LOC129394208 gene encoding nuclear pore complex-interacting protein family member B9-like, protein MDMMDPRMYSREPGGPTDVDRKVWLCWSPHSVEMSLLWKGKEQLLALRFLTFSSPHSHQGLRSICMHTKKRVSSFPGNKIGLKDVITPWRHVERKFRAKIHKGKVTTKINHHDKINGKRKTARKQKMFQRAQELRRRAEDYHKCKIPPSARKPLCNWVRMAAAEHRHSSGLPYWPYLTAETLKNRMGHQPPPPTQQRSITDNSLSLKTPPECLLRPLPPSVDDNIKECPLAPLPPSPLPPSVDDNLNECLLIPLPPSPLPPSVDDNLNECLLIPLPPSPLPASVDDNLKTPPLATQEAEAEKPPKPKRWRVDEVEQSLNPKRRRLSKLRTRHCTQAWAIRINPWVEKKKKIKK, encoded by the exons ATGGACATGATGGATCCACGGATGTACAGCAGAGAGCCTGGAGGTCCAACCGACGTAGACAGGAAGGTATGGCTCTGTTGGAGTCCCCATAGTGTGGAAATGAGTTTGCtctggaaagggaaagaacagcttcttgccctcaggtttctcaccttctcttctcctcactctcaccaagggctgaggtccatttgtatgcacacaaagaaaagagtttcttcctttccaggaaataaaattggCCTGAAAGACGTCATTACTCCATGGAGACATgtggaaagaaaatttagagCGAAAATCCATAAGGGGAAGGTGACAACGAAAATCAACCATCAtgacaaaatcaatggaaagaggaagaccgccagaaaaca GAAAATGTTTCAACGTGCGCAAGAGTTGCGGCGGCGGGCAGAGGACTACCACAAATGCAAA ATCCCCCCTTCTGCAAGAAAGCCTCTTTGCAACTgg GTCAGAATGGCGGCAGCGGAGCATCGTCATTCTTCAGGATTGCCCTACTGGCCCTACCTCacagctgaaactttaaaaaacaggatggGCCACCAGCCACCTCCTCCAACTCAACAACGTTCTATAACGGataactccctgagcctcaagacACCTCCCGAATGTCTCCTTCGtccccttccaccctcagtggatgataatatcAAGGAGTGTcctcttgctcctcttccaccctctcctcttccaccctcagtggatgataatctgaacgAGTGTCTCCTtatccctcttccaccctctcctcttccaccctcagtggatgataatctgaacgAGTGTCTCCTtatccctcttccaccctctcctcttccagcctcagtggatgataatctcaagactcctcccttagctactcaggaggccgaggcggaaaaaccacccaaacccaagaggtggagggtggATGAGGTGGAACAATCACTGAaccccaagaggcggaggttgagtaagctgagaacacgccattgcactcaagcctgggcaataagaataaATCCGTGggtcgaaaaaaagaaaaaaatcaaaaaataa